One genomic region from Vannielia litorea encodes:
- a CDS encoding Hint domain-containing protein has translation MPITINALDNEFAISSGSNLNNGPGTSTFDYPPNSTSDLTITSNQGDGSPFQFSVGDTYDLTYSGNGGGGTLQDAVVVRSDFVDINGDQGGAVVFQGLNGNGELVQVVWSPDFDLEGWYWANHDPQNPPGFYTTDQDGLQQYGYVCFGFGTRIATEDGMVPVERLRAGQRVLTHDNGAQQLLWIGQSLVPGLADAAPVRFEAGAFGNAASLVLSQQHRVLLADPLAELHFGAAEVFVPARALVGLPGIDMVNMHEIGYAHFLLPQHEVIEAEGLACESLYFGDIARARLGTAAQREIASVFPGLSGSIALRELGGQRSLQLARPTLRFYEARMLASLMWDVELPAEPRGSTPGFIAA, from the coding sequence TTGCCCATCACCATCAACGCGCTCGACAACGAGTTTGCCATTTCCAGCGGGTCCAACCTGAACAACGGGCCCGGCACCTCGACCTTCGATTACCCGCCCAATTCCACCAGCGATCTCACGATCACGTCCAATCAGGGAGACGGTTCGCCTTTCCAGTTCTCGGTGGGCGACACCTATGATCTCACATATTCCGGCAATGGCGGCGGCGGCACGTTGCAGGATGCGGTCGTGGTGCGCTCCGACTTCGTCGACATCAACGGCGATCAGGGCGGCGCGGTGGTGTTTCAGGGCCTCAATGGCAATGGCGAGCTGGTGCAGGTGGTCTGGTCCCCCGACTTCGACCTCGAAGGCTGGTATTGGGCCAACCACGATCCGCAGAACCCGCCGGGCTTCTACACCACCGATCAGGACGGGCTTCAGCAATACGGCTACGTCTGCTTCGGCTTCGGCACCCGCATTGCCACCGAGGATGGCATGGTGCCGGTGGAGCGGCTGCGGGCCGGGCAGCGGGTGCTGACCCATGACAACGGCGCGCAACAGTTGCTCTGGATCGGCCAGAGCCTCGTGCCCGGTCTGGCCGATGCCGCTCCGGTGCGCTTCGAGGCCGGGGCCTTTGGCAATGCGGCGTCGCTGGTGCTCTCGCAACAGCACCGCGTGCTTCTGGCAGACCCTCTGGCCGAGCTGCACTTCGGCGCGGCGGAGGTCTTCGTGCCTGCGCGGGCGCTGGTGGGCCTGCCGGGGATCGACATGGTGAACATGCACGAGATCGGCTACGCCCACTTCCTGCTGCCCCAGCACGAGGTGATCGAGGCCGAGGGGCTGGCCTGCGAGAGCCTCTATTTCGGCGATATCGCCCGCGCCCGGCTGGGGACGGCGGCCCAGCGCGAGATTGCTTCGGTCTTTCCCGGCCTCAGCGGCAGCATTGCCCTGCGCGAACTGGGCGGGCAGCGCTCGCTACAACTGGCCCGCCCCACGCTCCGGTTCTACGAGGCCCGGATGCTGGCCTCGCTGATGTGGGATGTCGAACTGCCCGCCGAGCCGCGCGGCTCAACGCCGGGGTTCATCGCGGCCTGA
- a CDS encoding FliM/FliN family flagellar motor switch protein, protein MTDTTRDLVLRRKLDAGAPDPALAVAGLPPVAKALGLAMARVSDKLMELVAAAESTGQSTRSLAELLDELPANGLYAVLEGPQEAQGVMVLDNALMGALIEQQTAGALAPGAPTARKPTRTDAALCADWIDAVLRALAETYAEAAQASWLSGFGFSCHLPDARPLGLMLEDEPFHVLDFALDLGEGARKGSGKLILPALGRAPEGRPAASGEPGAEPHPDDRAAWERRLEGQVMDAEVTLLAVLHRFRRSIGEVQEFAEGDVIALPEGVINALRLETGDGTAVAAGRLGQTAGARAVRLRDADDLSEPEDEMGAAMAALDDTEDDLPSLPAMPEAEELPDLPDLPGAEDTEERVDPLAGLEDLPDIPELDGDFGGLGEEDLPELPELGEGGLPELPDLPDLEGLTGT, encoded by the coding sequence ATGACCGACACCACGCGAGACCTCGTGCTGCGCCGGAAGCTGGATGCCGGTGCGCCCGACCCGGCCCTTGCCGTGGCCGGGCTTCCGCCCGTGGCCAAGGCGCTGGGCCTCGCGATGGCGCGGGTCTCCGACAAGCTGATGGAGCTTGTCGCCGCCGCTGAGAGCACCGGACAGAGCACCCGCAGCCTCGCTGAACTGCTCGATGAGCTGCCCGCTAACGGGCTTTACGCCGTGCTGGAGGGGCCGCAGGAGGCGCAGGGCGTGATGGTGCTCGACAATGCGCTGATGGGCGCGCTGATCGAGCAGCAGACGGCGGGGGCGCTGGCGCCGGGCGCGCCCACGGCGCGCAAACCCACCCGCACCGACGCCGCGCTTTGTGCCGACTGGATCGACGCCGTGTTGCGCGCCCTTGCCGAAACCTATGCCGAGGCGGCGCAGGCGAGCTGGCTCAGCGGCTTCGGCTTTTCGTGCCACTTGCCGGATGCACGCCCGCTGGGGCTGATGCTGGAGGACGAGCCTTTTCACGTGCTCGACTTCGCGCTTGATCTTGGCGAGGGCGCGCGCAAGGGCAGCGGCAAGCTGATCCTCCCGGCGCTGGGCCGCGCGCCGGAGGGGCGGCCTGCGGCCAGCGGCGAGCCGGGGGCGGAGCCGCACCCCGACGACCGCGCCGCATGGGAGCGGCGGCTGGAGGGGCAGGTGATGGATGCGGAGGTGACGCTGCTCGCCGTGCTGCACCGTTTCCGCCGCAGCATCGGCGAGGTGCAGGAGTTTGCCGAGGGCGATGTGATTGCGCTGCCCGAGGGCGTGATCAACGCGCTGCGGCTGGAAACCGGCGATGGCACGGCGGTGGCCGCCGGGCGGCTGGGCCAGACGGCGGGCGCCCGCGCGGTGCGGCTGAGAGATGCCGACGATCTCTCTGAGCCGGAGGACGAGATGGGCGCGGCGATGGCGGCGTTGGATGATACGGAGGATGACCTGCCGAGCCTGCCTGCCATGCCCGAGGCCGAAGAGTTGCCCGATCTGCCGGACCTGCCGGGCGCGGAGGATACAGAGGAGCGGGTCGATCCGCTGGCCGGGCTCGAAGACTTGCCAGACATTCCCGAGCTTGACGGCGACTTCGGCGGCCTCGGCGAGGAGGACTTGCCGGAACTGCCCGAACTGGGGGAGGGCGGATTGCCGGAGCTGCCCGATCTGCCGGACCTCGAGGGGCTGACGGGCACCTGA
- a CDS encoding ABC transporter permease, giving the protein MADVGAGARAGRRWRFDGWSAGAVLIAVLVLLPIAAVVVMAFTPEENIWPHLAATVLPRYLQNTLILMVGVGALSAAMGAGAAWTVVMYRFPGRRWLEWALFLPLAVPAYVGAYALVDFLEYAGPVQGALREAFGWTSARDYWFPQIRSRGAAILVLSASLYPYVYLLARAAFREQPGGAYEVARALGAGPVGRFWRVGLPLARPAIAAATAIVMMETVSDFGTVEFFAVQTLTTGIFSAWLEAGNAGGAAQLACVILALVLVLVTLERLSRRRAKVHQGARGVRPVAPQELGPLRRWLAFGLCMVPFALGFLLPVGVMVHHGLGPKADWLDPRLLEALGNTLVVGGLAAVLTVAAALFMVYGVRLSGHALPRALLPVTTLGYAAPGAVLGVGVLLPLAALDHRVADAVLALTGWDPGLVLTGSAAALVFAYMVRFFAIGQGAADAAFGRISPNIPLAARSLGRTRRGVLGAVYLPLMRASVGTALLLVFVDCVKELPATLLLRPFNYSTLAVRVYEEASLEHLPQAAPAALMICATGLAAVALLARANR; this is encoded by the coding sequence ATGGCAGATGTAGGCGCAGGGGCGCGGGCAGGGCGGCGCTGGCGGTTTGACGGATGGTCGGCCGGGGCGGTGCTGATTGCCGTGCTGGTGCTGCTGCCGATCGCGGCGGTGGTGGTGATGGCCTTCACCCCCGAAGAGAACATCTGGCCCCATCTCGCCGCCACCGTGCTGCCGCGCTACCTGCAAAACACCCTGATCCTGATGGTCGGCGTGGGCGCGCTCTCTGCGGCGATGGGCGCGGGCGCGGCCTGGACGGTGGTGATGTATCGCTTTCCGGGGCGGCGCTGGCTGGAGTGGGCGCTGTTCCTGCCTCTGGCGGTGCCGGCCTATGTGGGCGCCTATGCGCTGGTGGATTTTCTGGAGTACGCCGGGCCGGTACAGGGGGCGTTGCGCGAGGCCTTTGGCTGGACCAGCGCGCGGGACTACTGGTTTCCACAGATCCGCTCCCGCGGGGCGGCGATCCTCGTGCTCTCGGCTTCGCTTTATCCTTATGTCTACCTGCTGGCCCGCGCCGCCTTTCGCGAGCAGCCGGGCGGCGCCTATGAGGTGGCCCGGGCGCTGGGCGCGGGGCCTGTCGGGCGGTTCTGGCGGGTCGGCCTGCCGCTCGCACGCCCGGCCATCGCCGCCGCCACGGCCATCGTGATGATGGAAACGGTGAGCGATTTCGGCACGGTGGAGTTCTTCGCGGTGCAGACGCTGACCACCGGGATTTTTTCGGCATGGCTGGAGGCGGGCAACGCGGGCGGGGCGGCGCAACTGGCCTGCGTGATCCTTGCACTGGTGCTGGTGCTGGTCACGCTGGAGCGGCTCTCGCGCCGCCGGGCCAAGGTGCACCAAGGCGCGCGCGGTGTGCGCCCCGTGGCCCCGCAGGAGCTGGGCCCGCTGCGCCGCTGGCTCGCCTTCGGCCTCTGCATGGTGCCCTTCGCGCTGGGCTTCCTGCTGCCGGTGGGGGTGATGGTGCATCACGGGCTTGGCCCCAAGGCCGATTGGCTCGACCCGCGCCTGCTGGAGGCGCTGGGCAACACTCTGGTGGTGGGCGGCCTTGCGGCGGTGCTGACCGTGGCGGCGGCGCTCTTCATGGTCTACGGCGTGCGGCTCTCTGGCCATGCCCTGCCGCGCGCGCTGCTGCCGGTCACCACTCTGGGCTATGCCGCGCCGGGCGCAGTGCTGGGCGTGGGCGTGCTGCTCCCGCTGGCCGCGCTCGACCACCGGGTGGCCGATGCCGTGCTGGCGCTCACCGGGTGGGACCCGGGGCTGGTGCTGACAGGCTCCGCCGCCGCGCTGGTCTTCGCCTATATGGTGCGCTTCTTCGCGATCGGGCAAGGCGCCGCCGATGCCGCCTTCGGGCGGATCTCGCCCAACATCCCGCTGGCCGCCCGCTCGCTCGGCCGCACCCGGCGCGGCGTGCTCGGCGCGGTCTACCTGCCGCTGATGCGCGCCTCGGTCGGCACCGCGCTGCTGCTGGTCTTCGTCGATTGCGTGAAAGAACTGCCCGCGACCCTGCTGCTGCGCCCGTTCAACTATTCGACGCTGGCGGTGCGGGTCTACGAGGAAGCCTCGCTCGAACACCTGCCACAAGCCGCTCCCGCCGCGCTGATGATCTGCGCCACCGGCCTCGCCGCCGTCGCCCTGCTCGCCCGCGCCAACCGCTAG
- a CDS encoding helix-turn-helix transcriptional regulator, translating into MSHAMPTTPYLTREEAAEQLRVSPRTLDRMHASRSGPPRTTVGRRVLYRPEALEEWLKARELGPRSLV; encoded by the coding sequence ATGAGCCACGCCATGCCCACCACCCCCTACCTGACCCGCGAAGAAGCCGCAGAGCAGCTCCGCGTCTCGCCCCGCACCCTTGACCGCATGCACGCCTCCCGTAGTGGGCCCCCGCGCACCACCGTCGGCCGCCGCGTCCTCTATCGGCCCGAGGCCCTGGAGGAGTGGCTTAAGGCGCGTGAGCTGGGCCCGAGGAGCCTGGTGTGA
- a CDS encoding DUF2177 family protein, which yields MILLYIITAVIFLVADAVMLTQVMKPLFSRHLGDALRDGPLLAPAALFYLAYVGGLVFLVSAPALRDADPMRALLHGAIIGAMAYGTYEFTSMAVMKDWSWAMVATDTAWGTVLTGVSAWAGVALMLKFQGS from the coding sequence ATGATCCTGCTCTACATCATCACCGCCGTCATCTTCCTCGTCGCAGACGCTGTCATGCTGACTCAGGTGATGAAGCCGCTCTTCAGCCGCCATCTCGGCGATGCCCTACGCGACGGCCCGCTGCTCGCCCCGGCGGCGCTCTTCTACCTCGCCTATGTCGGCGGCCTCGTGTTTCTCGTCTCCGCCCCCGCCCTGCGCGATGCCGACCCGATGCGTGCGCTGCTCCACGGCGCCATCATCGGCGCAATGGCCTATGGCACCTACGAGTTTACCTCGATGGCAGTGATGAAGGACTGGTCTTGGGCGATGGTGGCGACCGACACCGCTTGGGGCACCGTGCTCACCGGCGTTTCGGCCTGGGCCGGGGTGGCGCTGATGCTGAAATTTCAGGGCAGCTGA
- a CDS encoding enoyl-CoA hydratase-related protein: protein MASPVKLNVMDGVARIVIDAPPVNAQSLAVRRGLWEAVRMAGADPKVTALAILGAGRNFSAGADIAEFGQPGQDPWFGAVYTLIEDCPKPVVAGIAGAALGGGLELAMACHFRLAAPDARLGLPEVTLGLVPGAGGTQRGPRLIGAEAALRMTLSGQPMSARTAEKLGLVDGVVEGDLAEITLALARELGQGEAAAPRRSRDVRDGLSDPRGFEAAIAKARDALAADPERARLEAPHRVIDCIESALLLPFETGLAYELDAFEELREGRQSAALRHVFFAERAVARPARLGGEKPGKVARIGVVGGGPLGASLAAAAARAGVEVRLMEQDAAHLEAAKQRVDALLTGEAEAGRMRAEEVGPAMARIGGTKKDGGLEGCDIVVETLPDESGLKADLLARLSELLGAGPVLATMARSPDLDQLAAPLPHPERFIALRFDDAAHRAGLLEVGALEQAGAEAVAAGFGLAKALGLQGIFAEPSVASLVAGAGRAAAEEQVARGEASESEVNAAWGSFGLGPCFGGTEAADLPAWKATEIVRPACLAMANAGALMLAQGAVENAAALDVALVASGAFPRHEGGPLHWAEAEGLARVEAELAARAESHGDALWEPAPQFGELVKNGQGWGDL, encoded by the coding sequence ATGGCATCTCCGGTCAAGCTCAACGTGATGGACGGCGTGGCGCGGATCGTGATTGACGCGCCGCCGGTGAACGCGCAATCACTCGCGGTGCGGCGCGGGCTGTGGGAGGCCGTGCGGATGGCTGGGGCCGACCCGAAGGTGACGGCGCTGGCGATCCTCGGGGCGGGGCGCAACTTTTCGGCGGGCGCGGATATTGCCGAGTTCGGCCAGCCAGGGCAGGACCCGTGGTTTGGCGCGGTCTACACCCTGATCGAGGATTGCCCCAAGCCGGTGGTCGCGGGCATCGCCGGGGCGGCGCTGGGCGGCGGGCTGGAGCTGGCGATGGCCTGCCACTTCCGCCTCGCGGCGCCCGATGCCCGGCTGGGCTTGCCGGAGGTGACGTTGGGGCTGGTGCCCGGCGCGGGCGGCACCCAGCGCGGGCCACGGCTGATCGGCGCCGAGGCGGCGCTGCGGATGACCCTGAGCGGCCAGCCGATGAGCGCCCGCACTGCGGAAAAGCTGGGGCTGGTGGATGGTGTGGTGGAGGGCGATCTGGCCGAGATCACGCTGGCGCTGGCCCGCGAACTGGGGCAGGGCGAAGCCGCCGCCCCGCGCCGCAGCCGCGATGTGCGCGACGGGCTGAGCGACCCGCGCGGCTTCGAGGCGGCCATCGCCAAGGCCCGCGACGCACTCGCCGCAGACCCGGAGCGCGCCCGGCTGGAGGCGCCGCATAGGGTGATCGACTGCATCGAGAGCGCGCTTCTGCTGCCGTTCGAGACCGGGCTGGCCTATGAGCTGGATGCCTTCGAGGAGCTGCGGGAAGGCCGCCAGTCTGCCGCGCTGCGCCATGTGTTCTTTGCCGAGCGCGCTGTGGCCCGCCCCGCGCGGCTGGGCGGAGAGAAGCCGGGCAAGGTGGCGCGGATCGGCGTGGTGGGCGGTGGCCCGCTGGGTGCCTCGCTGGCCGCTGCCGCCGCGCGGGCGGGCGTGGAGGTGCGGCTGATGGAGCAGGATGCGGCGCATCTGGAGGCCGCGAAACAGCGGGTCGACGCGCTGCTGACGGGCGAGGCAGAGGCCGGGCGGATGCGCGCCGAGGAAGTTGGCCCGGCGATGGCGCGGATCGGTGGCACCAAGAAGGATGGCGGGCTGGAGGGCTGCGACATCGTGGTCGAGACACTGCCGGACGAGAGCGGGCTGAAGGCGGACCTGCTGGCCCGGCTCTCCGAGCTGCTGGGCGCGGGGCCGGTGCTGGCCACAATGGCGCGCAGCCCTGATCTGGACCAGCTGGCGGCCCCGCTGCCGCACCCTGAGCGGTTCATCGCGCTGCGCTTCGATGACGCCGCGCACCGGGCCGGGCTGCTGGAGGTGGGTGCCTTGGAACAGGCCGGGGCAGAGGCTGTCGCGGCGGGCTTCGGCCTTGCCAAGGCCTTGGGGCTACAGGGGATTTTCGCCGAGCCTTCCGTGGCTTCGCTGGTCGCAGGCGCGGGCCGGGCGGCGGCGGAGGAGCAGGTGGCGCGGGGCGAGGCCAGCGAGTCGGAGGTGAATGCCGCCTGGGGCAGCTTCGGGCTGGGCCCCTGCTTTGGCGGCACAGAAGCGGCCGATCTGCCAGCTTGGAAGGCGACCGAGATCGTGCGGCCGGCCTGCCTTGCGATGGCCAACGCGGGCGCGTTGATGCTGGCGCAGGGCGCGGTGGAGAACGCGGCGGCGCTGGATGTGGCACTGGTCGCCTCGGGCGCTTTTCCGCGCCACGAGGGCGGGCCGCTGCATTGGGCCGAGGCCGAGGGGCTGGCGCGGGTGGAGGCGGAGCTTGCCGCGCGGGCCGAGAGCCACGGCGATGCGCTCTGGGAGCCTGCGCCGCAATTCGGCGAGTTGGTCAAGAACGGGCAGGGCTGGGGCGACCTCTGA
- a CDS encoding ATP-binding protein, with product MSFNLLVGVSLLYVGFLFLVAFLAERRAQRGMPRWLRSPMVYTLSLSVYCTAWTFYGAVGYAARSGLEYLTIYLGPTLVLTGWWLVLRKLVRVGRTQRITSIADLISNRYGKSNALGVLVTLLAVIGTTPYIALQLQSVTLSLEVFAQSSGDVELSARNALWVAGGLALFTILFGTRNLDANERHHGVVTAIAVEAVVKLVALLAVGIFVVWGLAGGVGDMLARIDASSMADWPLVPSRWAGLTFLSAAAILCLPRMFQVLVVENSDEAHLATASWAFPLYLLLMSLFVVPIAVMGLERLPAGSNPDLFVLTLPLSEGRGGLAMLAFLGGLSSATSMVIVAAIALSTMVSNHIVMPLWLRRQQVGGAMMAGDVRAVVLTARRISIAGVLLLGYLYYRLSGGSEALAAIGLISFAGVAQALPALLGGLFWRGATRKGAMAGLVIGFVLWAWTLFLPSFGPGGPIGATVLAEGPLGLEWLRPRALFGIGGMDPLVHSLFWSIGLNTLAFLGVSLATFPGPLERLQSAQVVNVFAHTVGARGWARGSAEAEDLLMMAQRILGAQEAQALFRREAEDQGRQGQLPVITADFLGRVERELAGSVGAATAHAMVGQLAGGSSVLVEDLMRVADEAQQILEYSSQLEQKSDELARTAGQLRDANEKLTQLSIQKDAFLSQISHELRTPMTSIRSFSELLRDGGLPPEDQARFAGIIHDEAQRLTRLLNDLLDLGVMENAQVSLNLGPARLGDLIDRAVASAAPAGAGLKIHRTHAREARELVTDGDRLVQVFINLIANAAKYCDAPAPELRIEVGEEAGPEGHELTVDFIDNGSGIAERSREIIFEKFARLTDTSAAGGAGLGLAICREIMARLGGEVSYLPGHGGAAFRARLPLARRAGQAA from the coding sequence ATGTCGTTTAATCTCCTCGTCGGGGTCTCGCTGCTCTACGTCGGCTTCCTCTTTCTGGTGGCCTTTCTCGCCGAGCGCCGGGCGCAGAGGGGGATGCCGCGCTGGCTCCGCTCGCCGATGGTCTACACCCTGTCGCTCAGTGTTTATTGCACGGCGTGGACGTTTTATGGCGCGGTCGGCTACGCTGCCCGCTCCGGCCTCGAATACCTGACCATCTACCTTGGCCCGACGCTGGTGCTCACCGGCTGGTGGCTGGTGCTCCGCAAGCTGGTGCGCGTGGGGCGGACCCAACGGATCACCTCGATCGCCGACCTGATCTCCAACCGCTACGGCAAGTCCAACGCCTTGGGCGTGCTTGTGACCCTGCTCGCGGTGATCGGCACCACGCCCTACATCGCGCTTCAGCTCCAGTCGGTCACGCTCTCGTTGGAGGTCTTTGCCCAATCGTCGGGCGATGTGGAGCTTTCGGCCCGCAATGCGCTTTGGGTTGCGGGGGGCCTCGCGCTCTTCACCATCCTCTTCGGCACCCGGAACCTCGATGCCAACGAGCGCCACCACGGGGTGGTGACCGCCATCGCGGTGGAGGCGGTGGTGAAGCTGGTCGCCCTGCTGGCAGTGGGCATCTTCGTGGTCTGGGGGCTTGCGGGCGGCGTGGGCGACATGCTGGCGCGGATCGATGCCTCCTCGATGGCCGACTGGCCGCTTGTGCCAAGCCGCTGGGCGGGGTTGACCTTTCTTTCCGCCGCCGCGATCCTCTGCCTGCCGCGGATGTTTCAGGTGCTGGTGGTCGAGAACTCGGATGAGGCGCATCTGGCGACGGCGTCATGGGCCTTTCCGCTCTACCTGCTGCTGATGAGCCTCTTCGTGGTGCCGATTGCGGTGATGGGGCTGGAGCGGCTGCCTGCAGGCTCCAACCCCGACCTCTTCGTGCTCACCCTGCCGCTCAGCGAGGGGCGGGGCGGGCTTGCGATGCTGGCCTTTTTGGGTGGCCTTTCCAGCGCGACGAGCATGGTGATCGTCGCGGCGATTGCGCTTTCCACCATGGTCTCCAACCATATCGTCATGCCGCTCTGGCTGCGCCGCCAGCAGGTGGGTGGGGCGATGATGGCAGGCGATGTGCGGGCGGTGGTGCTGACCGCGCGGCGTATCTCCATCGCGGGCGTGCTGCTGCTCGGTTACCTCTATTACCGGCTTTCCGGCGGCTCCGAGGCGCTGGCGGCGATTGGCCTGATCTCCTTTGCCGGCGTGGCGCAGGCGCTGCCCGCGTTGCTCGGCGGGCTGTTCTGGCGCGGGGCCACCCGGAAGGGCGCGATGGCGGGGCTGGTGATTGGCTTCGTGCTCTGGGCGTGGACGCTGTTTTTGCCCAGCTTCGGCCCCGGCGGCCCGATTGGCGCGACGGTGCTTGCCGAAGGCCCGCTGGGGCTGGAGTGGCTGCGGCCGCGCGCGCTTTTCGGGATCGGCGGGATGGACCCGCTGGTGCATTCGCTCTTCTGGTCCATCGGGCTGAACACACTGGCCTTTCTGGGCGTCTCGCTCGCCACCTTCCCCGGCCCGCTGGAGCGGCTGCAATCGGCGCAGGTGGTCAATGTCTTTGCCCATACCGTGGGCGCGCGGGGCTGGGCACGGGGCAGCGCCGAGGCCGAAGACCTGCTGATGATGGCGCAGCGCATCCTCGGTGCGCAGGAGGCGCAGGCGCTGTTCCGGCGCGAGGCTGAGGATCAGGGGCGGCAGGGGCAGTTGCCGGTGATCACCGCCGACTTTCTTGGCCGGGTGGAGCGGGAGTTGGCCGGCTCGGTGGGCGCGGCCACGGCCCATGCGATGGTGGGCCAGTTGGCGGGCGGCTCCTCGGTGCTGGTGGAAGACCTGATGCGGGTGGCCGATGAGGCGCAGCAGATTCTCGAATACTCCAGCCAGCTTGAGCAGAAGTCAGACGAGTTGGCGCGCACCGCCGGGCAGCTGAGGGATGCCAACGAAAAGCTCACCCAGCTCTCGATCCAGAAAGACGCCTTCTTGAGCCAGATCAGCCATGAGCTGCGCACGCCGATGACCTCGATCCGCTCGTTCAGCGAGCTGCTGCGCGATGGCGGCCTGCCGCCGGAGGATCAGGCGCGGTTCGCGGGGATCATCCATGACGAGGCGCAGCGGCTGACCCGGCTGCTGAACGACCTGCTCGACCTCGGCGTGATGGAGAACGCGCAGGTGAGCCTCAACCTTGGCCCGGCGCGGCTGGGGGACCTGATCGACCGGGCGGTGGCCTCTGCGGCCCCGGCGGGGGCGGGGCTGAAGATTCACCGCACGCACGCCCGCGAGGCCCGCGAGCTGGTGACCGATGGCGACCGTCTGGTGCAGGTCTTCATCAACCTGATCGCCAATGCGGCCAAATATTGCGATGCCCCCGCGCCTGAATTGCGGATCGAGGTGGGCGAGGAGGCCGGGCCGGAGGGGCACGAGCTGACGGTGGATTTCATCGACAACGGATCGGGCATCGCGGAGCGCTCGCGGGAGATCATCTTCGAGAAATTCGCAAGGCTGACAGATACGTCCGCGGCCGGGGGCGCGGGGCTGGGGCTGGCGATTTGCCGCGAGATCATGGCCCGGCTGGGCGGCGAGGTGAGCTACCTGCCCGGCCACGGCGGCGCGGCCTTCAGGGCGCGGCTGCCACTGGCGCGGCGGGCCGGGCAGGCGGCCTGA
- a CDS encoding DUF2312 domain-containing protein produces MSDMDEGGSPSTYRVAADELRQFIERFERLEAEKKDIADQQKEVMAEAKGRGYDTKVMRKVIALRKREPDDIAEEEAVLDMYKQALGM; encoded by the coding sequence ATGAGCGATATGGACGAAGGCGGCTCCCCGAGCACCTACCGCGTGGCGGCTGACGAGCTGCGCCAGTTCATCGAGCGGTTCGAGCGGCTGGAGGCGGAAAAGAAAGACATCGCCGACCAGCAGAAAGAGGTGATGGCCGAGGCCAAGGGCCGGGGCTACGACACCAAGGTGATGCGCAAGGTGATCGCGCTGCGCAAGCGCGAGCCCGATGACATTGCCGAGGAAGAGGCCGTGCTCGACATGTACAAGCAGGCGCTGGGCATGTGA
- a CDS encoding response regulator transcription factor — MGKRVLLVEDEPNIIEAIRFILSRDGWHVDTHSDGATALEAVARARPDVMILDVMLPGKSGFDILRELRAEEATAALPVLMLTAKGQGKDRDLALQFGANRFMTKPFSNDEVLDCLRELAGA; from the coding sequence TTGGGCAAACGGGTGCTCTTGGTGGAAGACGAGCCGAACATCATCGAAGCGATCCGGTTCATCCTGAGCCGGGATGGCTGGCACGTGGATACGCATTCCGATGGCGCCACGGCGCTGGAGGCGGTGGCGCGGGCGCGGCCCGATGTGATGATCCTCGATGTGATGCTGCCCGGAAAGTCGGGCTTCGACATCCTGCGCGAGCTGCGGGCCGAAGAGGCCACTGCGGCGCTGCCGGTGCTGATGCTCACCGCCAAGGGGCAGGGCAAGGACCGCGATCTTGCGCTGCAATTCGGGGCCAACCGCTTCATGACAAAGCCTTTTTCGAACGACGAGGTGCTCGACTGCCTGCGCGAGCTGGCGGGGGCATGA
- a CDS encoding TraR/DksA family transcriptional regulator: MTDVNARKAALEKRLAELDTRLHEIQDELVSHNSADWEELATEREEDEVLEGQGVKGQAEMAAIRAALARIEAGEYGFCTQCGTEISAARLDLLPQTPFCKACAP, from the coding sequence ATGACCGATGTAAATGCCCGCAAAGCCGCGCTGGAAAAGCGCCTCGCCGAGCTCGACACCCGCCTGCACGAGATTCAGGACGAGTTGGTGAGCCACAACTCCGCCGATTGGGAGGAGCTGGCGACCGAGCGCGAGGAGGACGAGGTGCTGGAGGGGCAGGGTGTGAAGGGGCAGGCCGAGATGGCCGCGATCCGCGCCGCCCTCGCCCGGATCGAGGCGGGGGAGTACGGGTTTTGCACCCAATGCGGCACCGAGATTTCGGCCGCCCGGCTTGATCTGCTGCCGCAGACGCCGTTTTGCAAGGCCTGCGCCCCCTGA
- a CDS encoding TIGR01244 family sulfur transferase: MPAPRQLTPKLSVSPQISPEEVQAIAEAGFSTIICNRPDGEVPPGLQAADVAAAAEAAGLAFIVNPVVHSSMTAEVVTRQRAAIEESAGPVLAYCQSGTRCTVLWMLGAAPDTPPAELIQTAARAGYDLAALAPRLQALHEG; encoded by the coding sequence ATGCCCGCGCCCCGCCAGCTCACGCCCAAGCTCTCCGTCTCGCCGCAGATCTCGCCCGAGGAGGTGCAGGCCATCGCGGAGGCAGGGTTCTCGACAATCATCTGCAACCGGCCCGATGGCGAGGTGCCGCCGGGCCTGCAGGCCGCCGATGTGGCAGCGGCGGCCGAGGCGGCAGGGCTGGCGTTCATCGTGAACCCGGTGGTGCATTCGTCGATGACCGCCGAAGTGGTGACCCGCCAGCGCGCCGCGATCGAGGAGAGCGCAGGCCCGGTGCTGGCCTATTGCCAGTCGGGCACCCGCTGCACCGTGCTCTGGATGCTCGGCGCAGCGCCTGACACGCCCCCGGCCGAGCTGATCCAAACGGCCGCCCGCGCTGGCTACGACCTCGCCGCCCTCGCCCCCCGACTGCAAGCGCTGCACGAGGGCTGA